The following coding sequences are from one Mustela lutreola isolate mMusLut2 chromosome 5, mMusLut2.pri, whole genome shotgun sequence window:
- the EFCAB9 gene encoding EF-hand calcium-binding domain-containing protein 9 produces the protein MKTTMRLKQGSFLWYLYLDKLYCLLSVRNVKALLEYFHLLDVHRNNTLNDVLFYHFLHHVTSWNRTQIMIVFNMLDWNAVGEIGFDQFYMLVCILLAQQNHLEEQFIFRHSRPVFELLDLDGALRIGAENFHMYNFLFNIKKEDLRELYHDFDITGDRRLNYKEFKLFTIFTMDKYQERQKAEKKKGKKDLLKKKRLHHVNGTLKQFFGTNVSENRL, from the exons ATGAAGACCACGATGAGACTGAAGCAAGGATCGTTTCTGTGGTACCTCTATCTGGACAAGCTGTACTGCCTGTTATCCGTGAGGAACGTGAAGGCCTTGCTGGAGTATTTTCATCTTCTTGACGTCCACCGCAACAACACCTTGAATG ATGTGCTGTTCTATCACTTCCTTCACCACGTGACTAGCTGGAACCGGACACAGATCATGATTGTGTTTAACATGCTGGACTGGAACGCTGTGGGCGAGATCGGTTTTGACCAGTTCTACATGTTGGTCTGCATCTTGCTGGCCCAACAG AACCACTTGGAAGAGCAATTTATCTTCCGCCATTCCCGGCCTGTCTTTGAGCTGCTTGACCTGGACGGAGCACTGAGAATTGGTGCAGAAAACTTCCACATGTACAACTTTCTCTTCAATATTAAGAAAGAGGACCTCAGAGAGCTCTACCATGACTTTGACATCACAGGTGACCGT CGTCTTAATTACAAGGAATTTAAGCTGTTTACTATCTTCACCATGGACAAATACCAGgagaggcagaaagcagagaaaaagaaagggaaaaaggatcTGCTCAAAAAGAAAAGGCTTCATCACGTTAATGGGACCCTCAAACAGTTTTTTGGAACAAATGTATCTGAAAATAGACTATAA